A genomic window from Sorex araneus isolate mSorAra2 chromosome 2, mSorAra2.pri, whole genome shotgun sequence includes:
- the SLITRK3 gene encoding SLIT and NTRK-like protein 3: MKSSITEMLHRGRMLWIILLSTIALGWTTPIPLIEDSEEVDEPCFDPCYCEVKESLFHIHCDSKGFTNVSQITEFWSRPFKLYLQRNSMRKLYTNSFLHLNNAVSINLGNNALQDIQTGAFNGLKILKRLYLHENKLDIFRNDTFLGLESLEYLQADYNVIKRIESGAFRNLSKLRVLILNDNLIPMLPTNLFKAVSLTHLDLRGNRLKVLFYRGMLDHIGRSLMELQLEENPWNCTCEIVQLKSWLERIPYTALVGDITCETPFHFHGKDLREIRKTELCPLLSDSEVEASLGIPHLSSSKENAWPTKPSSMLSSVHFTASSVEYKSSNKQPKPTKQPRTPRPSSTSQALYPGPNQPPIAPYQTRPPIPIICPTGCTCNLHINDLGLTVNCKERGFNNISELLPRPLNAKKLYLSSNLIQKIYRSDFWNFSSLDLLHLGNNRISYVQDGAFINLPNLKSLFLNGNDIERLTPGMFRGLQSLHYLYFEFNVIREIQPAAFSLMPNLKLLFLNNNLLRTLPTDAFAGTSLARLNLRKNYFLYLPVTGVLEHLNAIVQIDLNENPWDCTCDLVPFKQWIETISSVSVVGDVLCRSPENLTHRDVRSVELEVLCPEMLHTVPVGVSPAQPGDSQLAGGTTSASPYEFSPPGGPVPLSVLILSLLVLFFSAVFVAAGLFAYVLRRRRKKLPFRSKRQEGVDLTGIQMQCHRLFEDGGGGGGGSGGGLRPTLSSPDKAPPVGRVYEYIPHPVTQMCNNPIYKPREEEEVTATSLQETGSAERGGPGTQPPGIGEVLLGSEQFTETAKENHSNYRTLLEKEKEWALAVSSSQLNTIVTVNHHHSHPHHPVVGGVPGVVPGPGGDLAGFRHHEKNGGVVLFPPGGGCSAGSILLDRERPQPATCTVGFVDCLYGTVPKLKELHVHPPGMQYPDLQQDARLKETLLFSAGKGFTDHQTQKSDYLELRAKRQTKPDYLEVLEKTTYRF; encoded by the coding sequence ATGAAATCTTCCATAACTGAGATGCTTCACAGAGGGAGGATGTTGTGGATAATTCTTCTGAGTACAATTGCTCTAGGATGGACTACCCCGATTCCCCTGATAGAGGACTCAGAGGAAGTGGATGAGCCCTGCTTTGATCCATGCTACTGTGAAGTTAAAGAAAGCCTCTTTCATATACATTGTGACAGTAAAGGATTTACAAATGTTAGTCAGATTACTGAATTCTGGTCAAGACCTTTTAAACTGTATCTACAGAGAAATTCCATGAGAAAATTGTATACCAATAGTTTTCTTCATTTGAATAATGCTGTATCCATTAATCTTGGGAACAATGCATTACAGGACATTCAAACAGGAGCTTTCAATggtcttaaaattttaaagaggcTATACCTACATGAGAACAAACTAGATATCTTCAGAAATGACACCTTCCTTGGATTGGAAAGTCTGGAATACCTACAGGCAGATTATAACGTCATTAAACGTATTGAAAGTGGTGCATTTCGGAACCTGAGCAAATTGAGGGTTCTGATTTTAAATGATAATCTCATTCCCATGCTTCCAACAAATTTATTTAAGGCTGTATCCTTAACTCACTTGGATCTTCGTGGAAATAGGCTAAAGGTTCTTTTTTATAGAGGCATGTTAGATCACATTGGCAGAAGTCTAATGGAGCTCCAGCTTGAAGAAAATCCCTGGAACTGTACATGTGAGATTGTGCAATTGAAGAGTTGGCTAGAAAGGATTCCTTATACAGCTCTGGTGGGAGACATCACCTGTGAGACGCCTTTCCATTTCCATGGAAAAGACCTGCGAGAAATCAGGAAGACAGAACTATGTCCTTTGTTGTCTGATTCTGAGGTGGAAGCTAGTTTGGGGATTCCCCACTTATCATCAAGCAAGGAGAATGCATGGCCAACTAAGCCTTCTTCAATGTTGTCTTCTGTTCATTTTACTGCTTCATCTGTTGAATATAAGTCCTCAAATAAACAACCCAAGCCCACTAAACAGCCCCGAACACCAAGACCGTCTTCCACATCCCAAGCTTTATACCCTGGTCCCAACCAACCTCCCATTGCTCCTTATCAGACTAGACCACCTATCCCCATTATATGCCCTACTGGGTGCACCTGTAATTTGCATATCAATGACCTTGGCTTGACTGTCAACTGCAAAGAACGAGGATTTAATAACATTTCTGAACTTCTTCCAAGGCCACTGAATGCCAAGAAACTGTACCTTAGTAGCAATCTGATTCAAAAAATATATCGTTCTGATTTTTGGAATTTCTCTTCCTTAGATCTCTTACATTTGGGAAACAATCGTATTTCATATGTTCAAGATGGAGCTTTCATCAACCTGCCCAACCTAAAGAGCCTCTTTCTCAATGGTAATGATATTGAAAGGCTGACGCCGGGCATGTTTCGAGGCCTACAGAGTTTGCACTACTTATATTTTGAGTTCAATGTCATCCGGGAAATCCAGCCTGCAGCCTTCAGTCTCATGCCGAACTTGAAGCTACTATTCCTCAACAATAACTTGTTGAGGACCTTGCCGACAGACGCCTTTGCAGGCACATCTCTTGCCAGGCTCAACCTGAGGAAGAACTACTTTCTCTACCTTCCTGTGACTGGTGTCCTTGAACACTTGAATGCCATTGTCCAGATAGATCTCAATGAGAATCCTTGGGACTGTACGTGTGACTTAGTCCCCTTCAAGCAATGGATCGAGACCATCAGTTCAGTCAGTGTGGTGGGCGATGTGCTCTGCAGAAGCCCCGAGAACCTCACCCACCGGGATGTGCGCAGCGTCGAGCTGGAAGTTCTCTGCCCAGAGATGTTGCACACTGTACCTGTTggagtctctccagcccagcctggaGATTCTCAGCTTGCTGGGGGAACAACAAGTGCATCACCTTATGAATTCTCTCCCCCTGGGGGCCCTGTGCCACTGTCTGTGCTCATTCTTAGCCTActagttctatttttttcagcAGTCTTTGTTGCTGCTGGACTCTTTGCTTATGTCCTCCGAAGACGCCGAAAGAAACTGCCCTTTAGAAGCAAGAGGCAGGAAGGTGTGGATCTTACTGGCATCCAGATGCAATGCCATCGGCTTTTTGAAGAtggtggaggaggtggaggtgggagtgggggcggaCTCCGACCAACACTCTCCTCCCCTGACAAGGCCCCTCCTGTGGGTCGTGTCTATGAGTACATCCCCCACCCAGTTACACAGATGTGTAACAATCCCATCTACAAGCCccgagaggaggaagaggtgacTGCCACCTCACTCCAGGAGACAGGAAGTGCAGAGCGTGGCGGTCCTGGTACACAACCACCAGGAATCGGGGAGGTTCTCCTAGGAAGTGAGCAGTTCACGGAGACAGCCAAGGAGAACCACAGCAACTACCGGACCTTGCTCGAAAAAGAGAAGGAGTGGGCCCTGGCTGTGTCCAGCTCACAGCTAAACACTATAGTGACAGTCAATCATCATCACTCACACCCTCACCACCCAGTAGTTGGTGGAGTTCCAGGGGTAGTTCCAGGACCTGGAGGAGACTTGGCTGGGTTCCGCCACCATGAGAAGAATGGTGGGGTGGTGCTGTTTCCTCCTGGTGGAGGCTGTAGTGCTGGCAGCATACTACTAGACCGAGAGAGGCCACAGCCAGCCACATGCACAGTAGGATTTGTGGACTGTCTTTATGGCACAGTGCCCAAGTTAAAGGAGCTGCATGTCCATCCTCCTGGCATGCAATATCCAGACTTACAGCAGGATGCCAGGCTCAAAGAAACCCTTCTCTTTTCGGCTGGAAAGGGCTTCACAGACCACCAAACCCAAAAAAGTGATTACCTCGAGTTAAGGGCCAAACGTCAAACCAAGCCGGATTACCTCGAAGTCTTGGAGAAAACAACATATAGGTtctaa